A stretch of Henckelia pumila isolate YLH828 chromosome 4, ASM3356847v2, whole genome shotgun sequence DNA encodes these proteins:
- the LOC140860863 gene encoding uncharacterized protein: MSGSKPSAKVGAKAEGKTEGGRKRVAEEMNRVKGPYPYVPLSVSLEEAMQVCEDRRALVKPRNTEKGPWLPPSDKFCDFHQEYGHITNDCQRLGEEVQRIMYDDPRIRAELTRRANPPRQGRAPQWRNQMNEVRENQGDHQGRAPQNGQGDRVQQIANHPNRGVIHMISGGSTDGDSGRARKAHGRRLENFEVNSQLSCPTDPNISFGREDLKDVVLPHNDPLLVTLTIANYDVAHIFVDTGSSVNIIFKETLDQMKLEGFELDPITTELYGFTGHALQPLGQIVLPLSLGSGEQRVTKMACFTVVDAPSSFNGILGRPALGDFRVVASTYHQKLKFPSGKEVGVVRGDQKAARLCYVNEVKVDAKRSRREVGMVLIGRAPRVLGQKVFLMSEEDHEKVELSPRAQMVKLAADLSSSMRQSLIDCLKENKDVFAWPVSELTGVSADVMVHRLNIFAGAKQVKQKKRHFGPEKDKVIKKEVNELLRQVISICVSWIYQGYHQIPLAEEDQDKVSFTTSHGTFCYRVMPFGLKNAGATYQRLMDRVFASQIGRNMEVYVDDILVKSQDDAGLMTDLGETFATLRSYGIKLNPEKCVFGVRGGKFLGYMVTERGIEANPEKVQAIRSMSHPRNLQEVQRLVGRIAALSRFISRSAHRSLPFFKVLRKSKKFEWDAECGKAFEDLKNYLAELPVLAKAVSGKPLYIYLSALEGAVSSVLIRQEGAAQHPIYFFSHALKGAELRYSEVEKLALALVMTARKLRPYFLSHPIVVLTNSPMGRILTDADTSGRLVKWNTELSEYDIHEGCGVGVLLISLQGDEIRLAVRLDFRASNNEAEYEAVLIGLRAAKQVGAAQIHLYSDSQLVAQQLNGSYEVKSEKLKEYMKAIEEARGLFDEVIFEQIPRESNEKADVLAKMASSLHN, translated from the exons ATGTCTGGGAGTAAGCCCAGTGCCAAGGTGGGAGCAAAGGCAGAGGGGAAGACAGAAGGAGGAAGGAAGAGGGTTGCAGAAGAGATGAACAGGGTCAAAGGACCCTACCCCTATGTACCACTTTCGGTAAGCCTGGAGGAggcaatgcaagtatgtgaggaTAGGCGAGCACTTGTGAAGCCCCGTAATACTGAGAAAGGCCCGTGGTTACCGCCATCTGACAAGTTTTGCGATTTTCATCAGGAGTATGGGCATATCACCAATGATTGTCAGAGGCTAGGTGAGGAGGTTCAAAGGATCATGTATGATGACCCTAGAATCAGAGCTGAGCTTACTCGAAGGGCAAATCCTCCTCGCCAAGGCCGAGCTCCCCAATGGAGGAATCAAATGAATGAAGTTAGAGAGAATCAAGGTGATCATCAAGGAAGAGCTCCTCAAAACGGGCAAGGAGATAGGGTACAGCAAATTGCAAATCATCCCAATCGGGGTGTTATCCATATGATCTCAGGGGGTAGTACGGATGGAGATTCGGGAAGGGCTCGCAAAGCTCACGGGCGTAGGttggaaaattttgaggtaaATTCTCAGCTCAGCTGTCCCACTGATCCGAACATCAGTTTTGGAAGGGAAGATTTAAAGGATGTGGTGCTACCTCATAATGATCCCCTACTGGTCACCTTAACCATAGCCAATTATGACGTGGCTCATATCTTTGTGGATACTGGGAGTTCAGTAAACATTATCTTTAAAGAAACTCTGGACCAAATGAAATTGGAAGGATTTGAGTTGGATCCAATCACCACAGAGTTGTATGGGTTCACGGGTCATGCTCTGCAACCGTTGGGACAGATAGTGCTCCCCTTGTCCCTTGGGAGTGGAGAGCAGAGAGTAACCAAAATGGCTTGCTTTACAGTGGTGGATGCCCCATCTTCTTTTAATGGAATATTGGGACGCCCTGCCCTGGGTGATTTCCGAGTTGTGGCTTCCACCTACCACCAGAAATTGAAGTTCCCAAGTGGAAAAGAAGTGGGGGTTGTTAGGGGTGATCAAAAGGCAGCACGTTTGTGTTATGTGAATGAAGTAAAGGTTGATGCAAAGAGAAGTAGGAGGGAAGTAGGAATGGTTTTGATAGGCCGAGCACCAAGGGTGTTAGGTCAAAAGGTATTTTTAATGTCTGAAGAAGATCATGAGAAAGTAGAGCTAAGTCCTAGAGCTCAGATGGTAAAGTTAGCCGCTGATCTCAGTTCTTCAATGAGGCAGAGCTTGATTGATTGCTTGAAGGAGAACAAAGATGTTTTTGCTTGGCCTGTTTCAGAGCTCACAGGGGTTAGTGCAGACGTTATGGTTCATCGGCTCAACATTTTCGCGGGAGCGAAGCAGGTAAAACAGAAAAAGAGACACTTTGGGCCTGAAAAAGATAAGGTTATTAAGAAAGAGGTGAATGAACTCCTACGGCAGGTCATCAGTATTTGTGTTTCATGGATCTATCAAGGGTACCATCAAATTCCGTTGGCAGAGGAAGATCAGGATAAAGTAAGTTTCACTACCTCTCATGGAACTTTCTGTTACAGAGtaatgccttttggtttgaaaaATGCAGGGGCTACTTATCAGAGGCTCATGGATAGGGTGTTTGCTTCCCAGATTGGCCGAAATATGGaggtttatgtggatgatatcctGGTAAAATCCCAGGATGATGCAGGTTTGATGACCGACTTGGGGGAGACCTTTGCCACGCTCAGGTCCTACGGAATAAAGCTCAATCCTGAAAAATGTGTGTTTGGAGTAAGAGGAGGCAAGTTTTTGGGATACATGGTGACTGAGAGAGGGATTGAAGCTAACCCCGAGAAAGTGCAAGCTATCCGATCCATGTCTCATCCTCGAAATCTGCAGGAAGTTCAAAGGTTGGTAGGAAGGATAGCAGCTCTGTCTCGGTTCATATCCAGATCAGCTCATAGAAGTTTACCTTTCTTTAAGGTTCTTCGAAAATCTAAGAAGTTTGAGTGGGATGCTGAATGTGGGAAGGCGTTCGAGGACTTAAAGAATTATTTAGCCGAACTTCCTGTATTGGCTAAGGCAGTTTCGGGTAAACCGTTATACATCTACCTCTCAGCTTTGGAGGGGGCGGTCAGTTCGGTACTCATTAGGCAGGAGGGAGCGGCTCAACATCCTATCTACTTTTTCTCACATGCTCTCAAGGGTGCTGAACTCCGGTATTCAGAGGTCGAGAAGTTGGCACTTGCACTTGTTATGACGGCCCGGAAGCTCAGACCTTATTTTCTATCACATCCTATTGTGGTGTTAACCAATAGTCCCATGGGTAGGATATTAACTGACGCTGACACTTCGGGACGATTGGTGAAGTGGAATACTGAACTCAGTGAGTATGATATTCA CGAAGGATGTGGAGTGGGGGTGCTTCTGATATCCCTTCAAGGAGATGAGATCCGATTGGCAGTCAGGTTGGATTTTCGAGCTTCCAATAATGAGGCAGAATATGAGGCCGTGTTAATTGGCCTTCGGGCAGCTAAGCAAGTTGGGGCAGCCCAGATACATCTCTATTCTGATTCGCAATTGGTAGCTCAGCAATTGAATGGGTCTTACGAGGTGAAAAGTGAGAAGTTAAAAGAGTACATGAAGGCAATAGAGGAAGCTCGGGGCCTCTTTGATGAGGTAATATTTGAGCAGATCCCTAGAGAGAGCAACGAAAAGGCGGATGTTCTGGCCAAGATGGCTAGCTCACTTCATAACTGA